The DNA sequence CCAAGTTTTTAAGGGCGCACGGTGGATGCCTTGGCACCAGGAACCGATGAAGGACGTGGGAGGCCGCGATAGGCCCCGGGGAGCTGTCAACCGAGCTGTGATCCGGGGGTGTCCGAATGGGGAAACCCGGCAGTCGTCATGGGCTGTCACCCATACCTGAACACATAGGGTATGTGGAGGGAACGCGGGGAAGTGAAACATCTCAGTACCCGCAGGAAGAGAAAACAACCGTGATTCCGGGAGTAGTGGCGAGCGAAACTGGATGAGGCTAAACCGTATGTGTGTGATACCCGGCAGGGGTTGCGCATGCGGGGTTGTGGGAGTGAGCTTCAGTCGTCTGCCGGCGGCTGGGTGAGTCAGAAACCATTGCGATAGGCGAAGGGCATGCGAAAGGCCCGGCGTAGAGGGTAAGACCCCCGTAGCTGAAATCGTGGTGGCTTGCTTGCTTGTTTCCCAAGTAGCACGGGGCCCGAGAAATCCCGTGTGAATCTGGCGGGACCACCCGCTAAGCCTAAATATTCCCTGGTGACCGATAGCGGATAGTACCGTGAGGGAATGGTGAAAAGTACCGCGGGAGCGGAGTGAAATAGTACCTGAAACCGTGTGCCTACAAGCCGTGGGAGCGTCGCGCAGAGACTTGTCTCTGCGTCGTGACTGCGTGCCTTTTGAAGAATGAGCCTGCGAGTTTGCGGTGTGTTGCGAGGTTAACCCGTGTGGGGGAGCCGTAGCGAAAGCGAGTCCGAAGAGGGCGTTTGAGTAGCGCGCTCAAGACCCGAAGCGGAGTGATCTAGCCATGGGCAGGTTGAAGCGGAGGTAAGACTTCGTGGAGGACCGAACCCACCAGGGTTGAAAACCTGGGGGATGACCTGTGGTTAGGGGTGAAAGGCCAATCAAACTCCGTGATAGCTGGTTCTCCCCGAAATGCATTTAGGTGCAGCGTCGTGTGTTTCTTGCCGGAGGTAGAGCACTGGATAGGCGATGGGCCCTACCGGGTTACTGACCTTAGCCAAACTCCGAATGCCGGTAAGTGAGAGCGCGGCAGTGAGACTGTGGGGGATAAGCTCCATGGTCGAGAGGGAAACAGCCCAGAGCATCGACTAAGGCCCCTAAGCGTACGCTAAGTGGGAAAGGATGTGGAGTCGCAGAGACAACCAGGAGGTTGGCTTAGAAGCAGCCATCCTTGAAAGAGTGCGTAATAGCTCACTGGTCAAGTGATTCCGCGCCGACAATGTAGCGGGGCTCAAGCGTACCGCCGAAGTCGTGTCATTGCAGCGTAAGGCCTAACGGCTGTTGTGATGGGTAGGGGAGCGTCGTGTGCCGGGTGAAGCAGCCGTGTAAGCGAGTTGTGGATGGTTCACGAGTGAGAATGCAGGCATGAGTAGCGATTCACACGTGGGAAACGTGTGCGCCGATTGACTAAGGGTTCCTGGGTCAAGCTGATCTGCCCAGGGTAAGTCGGGACCTAAGGCGAGGCCGACAGGCGTAGTCGATGGACAACCGGTTGATATTCCGGTACCCGCTTTGAAGCGCCAACGCTGAACCAGGCGATGCTAAGTCCGTGAAGCCGCCCTGGATCCTTCGGGTGAAGGGGAGTGGTGGAGCCGACGGTCCAGACCTGTAGTAGGTGAGTGATGGGGTGACGCAGGAAGGTAGTCCAGCCCGGGCGGTGGTTGTCCCGGGGTAAGGGTGTAGCCCGAGGGGTAGGTAAATCCGTCTCTCATTATGGGTGAGACCTGATGCCGAGCCGATTGTGGTGAAGTGGATGATCCTATGCTGTCGAGAAAAGCCTCTAGCGAGTTTCATGGCGGCCCGTACCCTAAACCGACTCAGGTGGTCAGGTAGAGAATACCGAGGCGTTCGGGTGAACTATGGTTAAGGAACTCGGCAAAATGCCCCCGTAACTTCGGGAGAAGGGGGGCCATTGCTGGTGATGAGTTTTGCACTCGGAGCTGGTGGTGGCCGCAGAGACCAGCGAGAAGCGACTGTTTACTAAAAACACAGGTCCGTGCGAAGCCGTAAGGCGATGTATACGGACTGACGCCTGCCCGGTGCTGGAACGTTAAGGGGACCGGTTAGTCACATTTCGGTGTGGCGAAGCTGAGAACTTAAGCGCCAGTAAACGGCGGTGGTAACTATAACCATCCTAAGGTAGCGAAATTCCTTGTCGGGTAAGTTCCGACCTGCACGAATGGCGTAACGACTTCTCGACTGTCTCAACCATAGGCCCGGTGAAATTGCACTACGAGTAAAGATGCTCGTTTCGCGCAGCAGGACGGAAAGACCCCGGGACCTTTACTACAGCTTGATATTGGTGTTCGGTTCGGCTTGTGTAGGATAGGTGGGAGACTGTGAAGCCGCAACGCCAGTTGTGGTGGAGTCGTTGTTGAAATACCACTCTGGTCGTGCTGGATGTCTAACCTGGGTCCGTGATCCGGATCAGGGACAGTGTCTGGTGGGTAGTTTAACTGGGGCGGTTGCCTCCTAAAGGGTAACGGAGGCGCCCAAAGGTTCCCTCAGCCTGGTTGGCAATCAGGTGTTGAGTGTAAGTGCACAAGGGAGCTTGACTGTGAGACCGACGGGTCGAGCAGGGACGAAAGTCGGGACTAGTGATCCGGCGGTGGCTTGTGGAAGCGCCGTCGCTCAACGGATAAAAGGTACCCCGGGGATAACAGGCTGATCTTCCCCAAGAGTCCATATCGACGGGATGGTTTGGCACCTCGATGTCGGCTCGTCGCATCCTGGGGCTGGAGTCGGTCCCAAGGGTTGGGCTGTTCGCCCATTAAAGCGGTACGCGAGCTGGGTTTAGAACGTCGTGAGACAGTTCGGTCCCTATCCGCTGTGCGCGTAGGAGTCTTGAGAAGGGCTGTCCCTAGTACGAGAGGACCGGGACGGACGAACCTCTGGTGTGCCAGTTGTTCTGCCAAGGGCATGGCTGGTTGGCTACGTTCGGGAGGGATAACCGCTGAAAGCATCTAAGCGGGAAGCCTGCTTCGAGATGAGGGCTCCCACCTCCTTGAGGGGTTAAGGCTCCCAGTAGACGACTGGGTTGATAGGCCAGATATGGAAGCCGGGTGACCGGTGGAGTTGACTGGTACTAATAGGCCGAGGGCTTGTCCTCAGTTGCTCGCGTCCACTGTGTTGGTTCTGAAGTAATGAACCGTGTTGTTTCCGGTTGTTATCTTCATAGTGTTTCGGTGGTCATAGCGTTAGGGAAACGCCCGGTTACATTCCGAACCCGGAAGCTAAGCCTTTCAGCGCCGATGGTACTGCAGGGGGGACCCTGTGGGAGAGTAGGACGCCGCCGAACAAATTTTGCAGAGAGCCCTGTCGGGACTTCGGTCACCGGCAGGGCTCTCTTCTTTTGTTGTGCTGTGAGCCACTCGGTGTTCATGTTGTATGGGCACGATGCCGCTCATGGGGACTCCTACGGATGAGCTGCTGCATGAGTTGACCCGGACAGGTGTACGGCCGGGCGACGAGGTGATCGTGCCGTCCTACGGCACTCCCGAGGCCGCGGAAGCGGTGCTGCTGGTCGGCGCCAGGCCGGTGTTCGTGGACATCGACGCCCGTACCTACTGCATAGACCCGGCCGCGGTGGCCGAGGCGCTGACGCCCCGGACCGCGGCTGTCGTGGCCATTCACACCTTCGGCCACCCGGCGGACATGGCGGCCCTCACCGAGCTCGGCCGACGGCACGGCGTGCTGGTGATCGGCCACGGTGCGGGCTGCGAGCCCGCGGGGGAGATCCTGCGGCGGCAGGCGAACGCGGCGTACCTGGACGGGAAGCTGCGCGGTGTTCTCACGCCGGCGGTCGCGCCCGGAGTGGAGCACACCTATCAGCAGTACGTCGTCCGGGTCCCCGGCAATGGCCGGCCGGACCGGGACGCCTTCGCCCGTACGCTGCGTTCACGCGGCGTCGTATGCCATGTCCCCGTACAGACGCCCGCGCACCGTACCGCGCGCTTCCGGCGCGATCTGTGGCTCGTGGAGACCGAGCGGGCGGCCGATGAGTGCCTGGCGCTGCCCGTCGATCCGACCATGTCGAGGCGGGAGTTGCAGCGCGTGGTCTCGGCCTGCAACGCGCTGGGCGGGCTGCTCCAGTCAGCCGCCTGAGCCCCGGGGCGGGTGGTCGGGAGCGCACTCGAGTTCGGGTATGATCTATCTCGTCGACGCGCCCCAATAGCTCAGTCGGCAGAGCGTCTCCATGGTAAGGAGAAGGTCTACGGTTCGATTCCGTATTGGGGCTCTCCTGCGAAGGCCCCCGCCATATGGCGGGGGCCTTCGTCATGTGGCGGGATGTTGTGGCGAGCGCCGTAGGGAACACCCGGCGCCCGCCCCCCCCGGCCGGGCCGCCTCAGGAGTCGGCCGGCTCGGGGACGCGCATGGCCAGGATCGCCATGTCGTCGGACGGCGGGTCCGCCGCGAAGCGCTCGACCGCCCGCAGCACCCGGGCGGCCACCGCGCCCGCCGTAAGGCCGGTGCAGGTCGTCAGGACGTCGACAAGGCCGTCGTCGCCGAGCATCCTGGTGCCCTCACGCCGCTCCGTGACGCCGTCGGTGACGCACAGCAGCACGTCTCCCGGGTCGAGCGTCACCGTCTGCTCGTACAGCTCCAGATCGTCCATGACGCCGAGCAGCGGCTGGGGCTCGGCCGCCGCCTCCACGCTGCCGTCCTGGCGCAGCCGGAGCGGCAGGGGGTGCCCGGCGCAGACGACCTTGAGGACCGCGCTGCCGTCGTGCTGCGGCCACAACTCCCCGTAGAGGAGGGTCAGGAAGCGGCTGCGGGCGCCCTCGTCGAGGATGGCCGCGTTGAGCCGCTCCAGGACCGCGGGGCCCCCGAAGCCCTCGCGGGCGAGCAGCCGCAGGGCGTGCCGGGCGAGTCCGGTGACCGCGGCGGCCTCCGGTCCGGTGCCGCAGACGTCGCCGATGGCGAAGCCGTACGCCCCCTCGCGGATCGGGAAGAGATCGTAGAAGTCTCCGCCGACCTCGTTGCCCTCGCCCGCCGCGCGGTAGATGACCTCGACCTCGACCCCGTCGACCTCCGGCAGTTCGGGCGGCAGCAGACTGCGCTGCAGGGACTGGCTGATGGCGGTGCGCTCCGAGTAGAGCCGCGCGTTGTCCAGCGCGAGCGCCGCCCGGCGGGAGAGGTCCTCGGCGAGCTCCAGGTTCTCCTGGCGGAAATGCTCGTCGGTGGGCTTGCCGAGGACGAGCATGCCGATGACGCGGTTACGGGCCACCAGGGGCAGCACGACCGTCTCCCCGCCGACCGCGGAGGCGGTCGCCAGCGAGGCGCCGGGGCCCGAGGAGGGACGGGCGGAATCGCCGAGGCTGAGGCTGCGCAGCGAGGTGCGCAGGGCGGCGGCGTGGGCCGCGTCATAGGGGCCGGACCAGCTGCGGGCTCCGCCGGTGGGGACTTGCTCCGGCGGGTCGATCTTCATCAGCAGGGCCTTGAGCCCGTCGATGCGGTCCTCGTCCTCGTGCAGCACGTACGACAGCTCGGGCTCGGATGCCTGGTCGGCGACCGTATAGACGGCGCACCAACTGGCCAGCGTGGGCACCGTCATCTGGGCCATGAGGGCCAGCGTCTGATCGCGGTCCAGGGTGCCCGCGAGGAGGTCGGACGCCTCGACGAGGAAGGACAGGGAGCCGCGGCGGAGCCGCTCCAGCTCGGTGAGGCGGGCCCGCTCGACGGCGAGGGCGATGCGGTCGGCGGCGAACTGGAGCCGCAGGGCCTCTTCATTGCTGTAGCGGGCGGGGGACTCGGCGGCCACGCCGAGCGAGCCGGTGAGCCGGCCCTCGACCTTCAGCGGGACGGTGACGACGGAGCGCATCCCGGTGTTCACCAAGAGCGGAACGGCTCCGGGCACCGCGGACAGATCCTCGTGGACGGCGGGCATCCGGGCCGAGCCGTAGCGCCCCGAGCCCGCTTCGACGGGGACGCGGGCGAAGCGCTGGCGGGCGGAGGGCAGCCCGGTGGAGGCGCGGACCTCCAACTCGGTTTCGTCGTCGGTGGCCAGCAGCAGATACGCGGCGTCGCCGTCGAGCATGTCGCGGGCCCGCTCGACGGTGCGCTGGAGCAGCCCGTCGAGGTCGTCGGGGGCCGGGGAGCCGATGAAGACCTCGAAGGCGTCGGTGGCCGGGCCCCGCTCGGCCGTGTCGGTGGTGTCGCCCCCCGCACCGCGCATCTGGCTCTGCAGCACGGCGCGCTCGCGGTCGCGCACCAGCAGACAGACGGTGGACGGCTCGCCCTCGGCGTCGCGGACGCGCAGATGGGAGGCGTAGACGGGGGAGACCCGGCCGTCGGCGCCGCGGATGCCGTACGAGCCCTCCCAGCGGGAGAGCAACAGCGCCTCGGCGACCCCGGTGCTGGTGCCGGGGGTGTGCGGCCAGGCCGCGAGATCGGTCAGCGGTTTGCCGATGACCTGCTCCGGTGGGTAACCGAACAGTGCCTGAGCGTCCTCGTTCCAGGCGCTGATCAGACCGCCGCTGTCGACCTGGACGACGCCGACCCGCACCCGGGAGTCGGCGATGGGCAGGGCGCTGGAGGGCAGGGCGGGCCCGGCGGCCCGGGTGCCCGCCGGACGGTCGGGGAAGTCGAGGTGGAACCAGACGTGCTTATGGGTCGCGGTGTACTCGACGCCCCAGCGGGCGGCGAGCGCGGCGCACAGCAGCAGTCCGCGGCCGCCCTCGCGGTCGGGGTGCCCGAAGTGGTGGCCGCCGTTGCTCTGGAGCGGGACCTCGCGCTCGGGGTAGCGGTCGGCGACCTCGACGCGTACGCCGGTGTCGGCGCGGATGCAGACCACGTCGGCGGTGGTACCGGCGTGCACCACCGCGTTGGTGACAAGTTCGCTGGTGAGGACGACGGCGTCGTCCACGATGTCGGTGAGGCCCCACCCCTGAAGGGTGTCCCGGACAAAGGTGCGGGCGGCGGCGACCGAGCGTCCCACCGGTTCGAAGGTGGCGGCTGCCCGCGCGGTGATCACAGGTCTCCTCATATGTGTCTCGGCGAACTGCTCACCCATGTCGCAGCGCCCCTCCGATGCCCTGGCCGGTTGCCAGGTTACTTACCATCGACGCTCGCGCGAATGCCGGTCGGCCCCGATTCCACCCAGAGTGTGCTGTCGGCGGTGTGCGATGCTGCCGAACTGTTATGGCCTGGTTGGGGCATGGTGAAACACTGGGGAAGCTGGAAGAAGAACCCGACGAGGACGGTCAACCCTGCGGGAGGGACACGGTGGAGTCTGGCGCAGCGGCGCGGGGCACGAATACGCGCGCGAAAGGCGGACGGTCCCGGAGCAATGGGACGACTGAAGTGGAGACGGCGGCCCTGAACCGGCTGCTGACCGCGATGACGGCCATGCGGGACGGGAACTTCCGCAAGCGGCTGACGGTCTCGGGCGAGGGCGTCATGTCCGAGATCGCGGCCGTTTTCAACGAGGTCGCGGATCGCAATCTGCAACTTACCGGCGAGCTGACCCGGGTACGGCGGGTGGTCGGCCGGGAGGGCAAGCTCACCGAGCGGCTGGAGACCGGCGCCTGTGAGGGGCAGTGGGCGGCGGCCATCGATGCCTCCAACGCCCTGGTGGACGATCTTGTGCGGCCGGTGTCCGAGGTGGGCCGGGTGCTGTCGGCGGTCGCCGAGGGCGACCTGGAGCAGCGCATGGACCTGCGGGCACAGGGCGCCGACGGGTCGGCGCATCCGCTGCGCGGTGAGTTCCTGAAGGTGGGGCGCACCGTCAACGGCCTGGTGGACCAGCTCTCGGCGTTCACCGATGAGGTGACGCGGGTCGCGAGCGAGGTCGGCACCGAGGGCAAGCTGGGTGGCCAGGCCCGAGTGCGCGGAATGTCGGGTTCGTGGAAGGACCTGACGGAGTCCGTCAACACGATGGCCTCCCGGCTCACCGCTCAGGTGCGTGATATCGCTCTCGTGACCACGGCGGTGGCGAAGGGTGATCTGTCCCGGAAGGTCACGGTTCATGTGTCCGGGGAGATGCTCGAGCTGAAGGAAACCGTCAACACGATGGTGGACCAGCTCTCCTCGTTCGCCGCCGAGGTGACCAGAGTCGCCCGTGAGGTGGGCACCGAGGGCGAGCTCGGCGGTCAGGCGCAGGTGCCGGGCGTCGCGGGGGTCTGGAAGGACCTCACCGACTCCGTCAACCTGATGGCCGGGAACCTGACCGCTCAGGTGCGCGGTATCGCCCAGGTGACCACGGCGGTCGCCAATGGCGATCTGTCGCAGAAGGTGACGGTGAGCGCACGCGGCGAGGTCGCGCAGCTGGCTGACACGATCAACACCATGACCGAGACGCTGCGCACCTTCGCCGACGAGGTCACGCGGGTGGCCAGCGAGGTCGGCGCCGAGGGGCTGCTGGGCGGTCAGGCGCAGGTGCCGGGTGCGGCGGGGACGTGGAAGGATCTCACCGATTCGGTGAACACCGCGTTCCGGAACCTCACCGCTCAGGTGCGGGACATCGCCCAGGTGACCACGGCGGTGGCGAACGGTGATCTGTCGCAGAAGGTCACCGTGGACGTGGCCGGGGAGATGCTGGAGCTGAAGAACACCGTCAACACGATGGTGGACCAGCTTCAGTCCTTCGGCGCCGAGGTGACGCGGGTGGCCCGGGAGATCGGCGTCGAGGGCGAGCTGGGCGGTCAGGCGCAGGTGCCGGGTGCGGCGGGGACGTGGAAGGATCTCACCGATTCGGTGAACACCGCGTTCCGGAACCTCACCGGACAGGTGCGCAACATCGCCCAGGTGACCACGGCGGTGGCGAACGGCGATCTGTCGCAGAAGGTCACTGTCGATGTCTCCGGTGAGATGCTCAAGCTGAAGAACACCGTGAACACCATGGTGGACCAGCTGTCCTCGTTCGCCGACCAGGTCACCAGGATGGCGCGGGACGTGGGCACCGAGGGCCGGCTGGGCGGCCAGGCCCGGGTGGACGGGGTCAGCGGGGTCTGGAAGGACCTCACCGACTCCGTCAACTCGATGGCGGGGAATCTGACCGCTCAGGTGCGGGGTATCGCCCAGGTGACGACGGCGGTCGCGCGTGGCGATCTGTCGCAGAAGATCGACGTCGATGCGCGCGGCGAGATCCTGGAGCTGAAGAACACCATCAACACGATGGTCGACCAGCTCTCCGACTTCGCCGAGCAGGTGACCCGGGTCGCCCGCGAGGTGGGTACGGACGGCCGGCTGGGCGGTCAGGCGCAGGTGCCCGGTGTGGCCGGTGTGTGGCGCGATCTGACCGACTCGGTGAACGGCATGGCGGGCAATCTGACCGCTCAGGTGCGCAATATCGCGCAGGTCGCCACGGCGGTCGCGCGCGGTGACCTCTCGCAGAAGATCGACGTCGATGCGCGCGGCGAGATCCTGGAGCTGAAGAACACCCTGAACACGATGGTGGACCAGCTGTCGTCGTTCGCGGAGGAGGTCACCAGGGTCGCCCGTGAGGTGGGCACCGAGGGCCAGTTGGGCGGCCAGGCCGAGGTACAGGGCGTCTCCGGGACGTGGAAGGACCTCACCCAGTCCGTCAACAGCATGGCCAACAACCTGACGTCCCAGGTGCGTTCCATCGCCGAGGTGACGACGGCGGTCGCCAAGGGCGACCTGTCGAAGAAGATCACCGTCGATGCCAAGGGCGAGATCCTGGAGCTGGTCACCACCGTGAACACGATGGTGGACCAGCTGTCGTCGTTCGCCGAGCAGGTGACCCGGGTGGCCCGTGAGGTGGGCACCGAGGGGCAGTTGGGCGGTCAGGCGCGGGTTCCGGGTGTGACCGGCATCTGGAAGGACCTGAGCAACAACGTCAACCTGATGGCCAACAACCTGACCATTCAGGTGCGGAACATTTCGCAGGTCTCGGCCGCGGTCGCCAACGGCGATCTGACGAAGAAGGTCACGGTCGAGGCGCGCGGCGAGGTCGCGGCCCTGGCCGACACCGTCAACACGATGGTGACGACGTTGTCCTCGTTCGCCGACGAGGTCACGCGGGTGGCCCGCGAGGTGGGCACGGACGGCATCCTGGGCGGTCAGGCCCGGGTGCCCGGCGTCTCGGGGACGTGGAAGGACCTCACCGAGTCCGTGAACTCGATGGCGTCCAACCTGACCGGACAGGTCCGCAACATCGCGATGGTCACCACGGCGATCGCCCAGGGTGATCTGACCAAGAAGATCGACATCGAGGCGCGGGGCGAGATCCTCGAGCTCAAGACCACGATCAACACGATGGTGGACCAGCTCTCGTCGTTCGCCGACCAGGTGACCCGGGTGGCCCGTGAGGTGGGCACCGAAGGGCAGCTGGGCGGCCAGGCTCGGGTGCGGGACGTGGCCGGCACCTGGAAGGACCTGACCGAGTCGGTGAACGAGATGGCCGGCAACCTGACCCGTCAGGTGCGCGCCATCGCCGAGGTCGCCACCGCGGTGACCCGCGGTGATCTCAACCTCAAGATCGACGTGGACGCCTCGGGCGAGATCCAGGTCCTCCAGGACCACATCAACACCATGATCGCCAACCTGCGCGAGACGACGCTCGCCAACAAGGAGCAGGACTGGCTCAAGGGCAACCTCGCCCGGATCTCCGGTCTCATGCAGGGCCGTCGCGACCTCGAGGACGTCGCCCGGCTGATCATGAGCGAGCTGACCCCGGTGGTCTCCGCCCAGCACGGCGCGTTCTTCCTGGCCGTACCGCCCGGTGAGGGCACCGAGGTGGTCGCGGACAGCACCTCCGACGACGGCTACGAACTGCTCCTGGTCGGTTCCTACGGCTACACCCACGGCTCGATGCCCACGCGCTTCAAGCCCGGGGAGACGCTGATCGGCACGGTCGCCGAGGAGAAGCGCCCGATTCTGGTGGAGAACGTGCCACCGGGATATCTCAAGATCGCCTCGGGGCTCGGCGAGGCGGCCCCGGCCCATGTGATCGTCCTGCCGGTGCTCTTCGAGGGGCAGCTGCTGGGCGTGATCGAGCTGGCCTCGTTCCAGCCCTTCGCCCAGATCCAGAAGGACTTCCTCAACCAGATCGCCGAGATGATCGGCACCAGCGTCAACACCATCAGCGTCAACACCAAGACCGAGGTGCTGCTGAAGCAGTCGCAGGAGCTGACCGAGCAGCTGCGGGAGCGGTCTGCCGAGCTGGAGAACCGGCAGAAGGCGCTCCAGGCGTCCAACGCGGAGCTGGAGGAGAAGTCCGAGCGGCTGGCCCGGCAGAACCGCGACATCGAGGTCAAGAACACCGAGATCGAGGAAGCCCGGCAGGTGCTGGAGGAGCGCGCCGAGCAGCTCGCCGTCTCGATGCGTTACAAGAGCGAGTTCCTGGCGAACATGTCGCATGAGCTGCGCACACCGCTGAACTCCCTGCTGATCCTCGCCAAGCTGCTCGCCGACAACGCCGACGGCAACCTTTCGCCGAAGCAGGTGGAGTTCGCCGAGACGATCCACGGCGCGGGCTCGGACCTTCTTCAGCTGATCAACGACATCCTGGACCTGTCGAAGGTCGAGGCGGGCAAGATGGACGTCAGCCCGACCCGTATCGCCCTGGTCCAGCTGGTCGACTACGTGGAGGCCACCTTCCGGCCGCTGACCGCCGAGAAGGGCCTGGACTTCTCCGTAAGGGTCTCGCCGGAGCTCCCGGCGACCCTGCACACCGATGAGCAGCGGCTGCTCCAGGTGCTGCGCAATCTGCTGTCCAACGCGGTGAAGTTCACCGACAGCGGCGCCGTGGAGCTGGTCATCCGCCCGGCCGGCGCGGATGTGCCCCACGCCATCCGGGAACAGCTGCTGGAGCACGGTGCCTTGCGCGACGCGGACGCCGAGATGATCGCCTTCTCGGTCACCGACACCGGTATCGGCATCGCGGCGAGCAAGATGCGGGTGATCTTCGAGGCGTTCAAGCAGGCCGACGGCACCACCAGCCGGAAGTACGGCGGCACCGGACTCGGCCTGTCCATCAGCCGGGAGATCGCCCGGCTGCTGGGCGGCGAGATCCACGCGGCCAGCGAACCGGGCCGCGGCTCGACGTTCACGCTCTACCTGCCGCTGCACCCCAGTGAGCTGCCGCCCCAGGGCTACCCGCAGCTCGCGCCGAGCAGCTCGGACTCCGGTCGGCTGGCGCTCGAGGCGCTCCCCAGCGGCGCGGAGGAGACCGCGGAGGACGGTGCCGAGGCGGAGGAGGACGCAGCCCCGGCGCCGCGCGCACGCGGCGGCTCCGGGCTGTCCCGGCGGCGTCAGCGGGCCGAGCAGGAGGCGGCACAGGCCGAGGTGCAGCAGTCCCCGCCGGAGGCGGAGCCGAGCCGTCGGTCGGCCGGCCGCCGACCGGGACGGCAGGCGCAGGCCCCCGAGCCGTGGCTGCTGGGCGGCCAGGACCTGGTGGCCCCGGAGCCGGCGGGCGGCTTCCACGGCGAGAAGGTGCTGATCGTCGACGACGACATCCGTAATGTCTTCGCGCTGACCAGCGTGCTGGAGCAGCACGGGCTGCAGGTCCTGTACGCGGAGAACGGCCGGGAGGGCATCGAGGTCCTGGAGCAGCACGACGACGTCGTGCTCGTCCTGATGGACATCATGATGCCGGAGATGGACGGCTACGCCACGACGGCCGCGATCCGCAGGATGCCCCAGTTCGCCGGGCTGCCGATCATCGCCCTCACCGCGAAGGCGATGAAGGGCGACCGGGAGAAGAGCATCGAAGCGGGCGCGTCGGACTACGTCACCAAGCCGGTCGACACCGATCATCTCCTTACGGTGATGGAGCAGTGGATGTCGGGGGAGTGACCCGCGGCGCGCCCGGCCCGGCCGTGGTGTTGACTGAGTGTCGCCGAACACGTGTGGGAACGCGGTATTCGGGGAACTTTCTGGTCCCCCACCGCGTTTCTGCTACGTGCACAGTGACATCGCGGTGACAGGGTGTGGCGAACAGCGGGGTGCGGCTACCATGACCGGCACAAGGACGGGCGGCGCAAGGGAGTCGTCCCCTGGGGCGGCGCCCGGTGCTTTCCCCGGCTCTTCGAGCTGGGGAGAACCCACGCCGGGACGAGGAGGACGGGGCATGGTGCAGAAGGCCAAGATCCTCCTGGTCGATGACCGGCCGGAGAATCTGCTGGCGCTGGAGGCCATTCTCTCCGCGCTCGATCAGACCCTGGTGCGGGCATCGTCAGGGGAGGAGGCGCTCAAGGCGCTGCTGACGGACGACTTCGCGGTGATTCTGCTGGACGTCCAGATGCCGGGCATGGACGGATTCGAGACCGCCGCGCACATCAAGCGCCGGGAGCGGACCCGCGACATCCCGATCATCTTCCTCACGGCGATCAACCATGGCCCGCACCACACCTTCCGGGGCTACGCGGCCGGCGCGGTGGACTACATCTCCAAGCCGTTCGACCCCTGGGTGCTGAGAGCCAAGGTCTCGGTCTTCGTGGATCTGTACATGAAGAACTGCCAGCTGCGGGAGCAGGCCTCGCTGCTGCGGCTGCAGTTGGAGGGCGGTCAGCCCGCGGCCGGGGACGCCAAGGAGTCGGCGGGGCTGCTCGCCGAGCTCTCCGCCCGGCTCGCCGCCGTCGAGGAGCAGGCCGAGGCGCTCTCCAAACAGCTGGACGAGTCGGCCGACGCC is a window from the Streptomyces luomodiensis genome containing:
- a CDS encoding DegT/DnrJ/EryC1/StrS family aminotransferase — protein: MGTPTDELLHELTRTGVRPGDEVIVPSYGTPEAAEAVLLVGARPVFVDIDARTYCIDPAAVAEALTPRTAAVVAIHTFGHPADMAALTELGRRHGVLVIGHGAGCEPAGEILRRQANAAYLDGKLRGVLTPAVAPGVEHTYQQYVVRVPGNGRPDRDAFARTLRSRGVVCHVPVQTPAHRTARFRRDLWLVETERAADECLALPVDPTMSRRELQRVVSACNALGGLLQSAA
- a CDS encoding SpoIIE family protein phosphatase; protein product: MITARAAATFEPVGRSVAAARTFVRDTLQGWGLTDIVDDAVVLTSELVTNAVVHAGTTADVVCIRADTGVRVEVADRYPEREVPLQSNGGHHFGHPDREGGRGLLLCAALAARWGVEYTATHKHVWFHLDFPDRPAGTRAAGPALPSSALPIADSRVRVGVVQVDSGGLISAWNEDAQALFGYPPEQVIGKPLTDLAAWPHTPGTSTGVAEALLLSRWEGSYGIRGADGRVSPVYASHLRVRDAEGEPSTVCLLVRDRERAVLQSQMRGAGGDTTDTAERGPATDAFEVFIGSPAPDDLDGLLQRTVERARDMLDGDAAYLLLATDDETELEVRASTGLPSARQRFARVPVEAGSGRYGSARMPAVHEDLSAVPGAVPLLVNTGMRSVVTVPLKVEGRLTGSLGVAAESPARYSNEEALRLQFAADRIALAVERARLTELERLRRGSLSFLVEASDLLAGTLDRDQTLALMAQMTVPTLASWCAVYTVADQASEPELSYVLHEDEDRIDGLKALLMKIDPPEQVPTGGARSWSGPYDAAHAAALRTSLRSLSLGDSARPSSGPGASLATASAVGGETVVLPLVARNRVIGMLVLGKPTDEHFRQENLELAEDLSRRAALALDNARLYSERTAISQSLQRSLLPPELPEVDGVEVEVIYRAAGEGNEVGGDFYDLFPIREGAYGFAIGDVCGTGPEAAAVTGLARHALRLLAREGFGGPAVLERLNAAILDEGARSRFLTLLYGELWPQHDGSAVLKVVCAGHPLPLRLRQDGSVEAAAEPQPLLGVMDDLELYEQTVTLDPGDVLLCVTDGVTERREGTRMLGDDGLVDVLTTCTGLTAGAVAARVLRAVERFAADPPSDDMAILAMRVPEPADS